TCTGCAAATTGTTTTGCTTCAAACTCCTTTTTATCCATTTGATTGAGTGCAGTACCCATCTTATCTACGACTTCCTGAGTACTATTCCCATTTATATACTCACCATTTGCCGAAGCAGCAATCTCTTGCAAAATTGCAGGATCTAGCTTAGTAATTACCGTTTCTCCATTTTGGTCTTTTTTATAAGATTGAATAACACCATTACGTTTCAACGGGATGCGGTCACCAGCCTCTGTACCCACACCAATTGTAAAAATTCTAATACCTACTTCTTCAGCAGATTCTGCGATAGCGGCAACATCACCTTCATGATCTTCGCCATCTGAGATAATTACCAAAACGCGATTTGTCTGCTCCTCATCATTATAATAGGTTTTAGCGAGCTCAATAGCATCTTTAATTGCGGTTCCCTGGCTCGATAACATATCTGTATTCATCGAGTTGAGAAACATTTTTGCACTGCTGTAATCTGTTGTTATAGGCAACTGCGGATATGCGCTCCCTGCATAAGCGATAATGCCTACTCGGTCACTTCCCAGATTATTAATAACCTGCGCGACAAGTTGTTTTGCTTTATCTATACGACTTGGTGCGATATCTTCAGCATCCATACTTTTAGATACATCCACAGCAAAGACTACATCTACCCCTTCTCGTTTTACCGTCTCAAGCTTGGTTCCTATTTTGGGATTAACCAGCGCAATCACCATAAATGCAATTGCCAAACAAATTATAACCAACTTGAATACCGGCTTAAAAACAGAGCGATTAGGTGTTAACTGATTAAATAACGTTCTATTTGCTGCAAATCGTTTTTGAGCGCTACGTTTCCATAATGCAACAGCAAAAAAAAGTACTACTACCAGCGGAATTACCAGTAGCGCCCAAAACCATATTTTTTCTTCTAGTAAATACACAAACTCAATTATTATTGTTATTACTATTTCTAACTATACAAAACTTCTGAAAACTGTATTTCTAAGCAACAACTCAAACAGTAGAAGCAAACCTGCCAAAATTACTAATGGACGATACTTTTCTTCGTAATTAGTGTACTTAAACTCCTCAACATCTGTCTTCTCAAGCTTATTAATCTCAGCATAAATCTCCTCAAGAGACTCATTATCTGTAGCTCTAAAGTAGAGCCCGCCAGTTTTATCTGCGATTTCTTTAAGCAGGGCCTCATCAATTTCTACAGGAATACTCCCATATTGAAAACTGCCATCTGGCCGTAGAGCTACAGGAGAAAGCGCAGTACCATTTGTACCTAAACCTATTGTATAAACTTTAATACCAAACTCTACCGCTAGTTCACTTGCTGTAACCGGCTCAATAAAGCCCGCATTATTAACACCATCTGTCATTAAAATAATGACTTTACTTTTTGCTTTACTGTCTTTTAAACGGTTTACTGAAGTTGCAAGCCCCATACCTATTGCAGTACCTCCTTCAATAATACTGTTGTACCTAATGTCATTTAGCGAACTCAACACTATACTTTTATCACTTGTGATGGGTGTACGGGTATAACTTTCACCGGCATATTCTACCAGACCTATACGATCATTAGGGCGTTGTTTAATAAACTCTGCAGCCACATCCTTAAGCGCCTCAAGTCTGTTTGGCCTTAAGTCTTTTGCAAGCATACTTGCAGACACATCTATTGCGATAGCAATATCAATACCTCGTGTGGTTTTCGTTCGCGTAGAAACATCTACAGTGCGAGGCCGCGCCAGAGCTACAATGATAAAGGCTATAGCGAGAAGTCTTAATACAAAAAGAATAGACCTTAATTTTGCTAAAAAACCGCTTCCCGCTTTAAACCCTTTTAAGCTAGAAATTTTGACCTGCGCAGTTACTTTATTACGTTTAACGAAATACCAGACTGCTACTACCGGAATTAGTAACAGCAACCAAAAAAACTCAGGATTTTGAAATTCAAAATTACTTAACATCGGTAGGTACTGTTTTTTGTAATTCTACAGAATTAATGATACGTGCTGCCATATCTATAGCATATTTATCATCATCTCGCCAGGCGACAAGAACTTGCTGCAATACTCCCGGAGCAGTAAATAATAACATCTCGTAAGTACCTGGACTAAATTTCTTATTATTTAGTGCGTCAGGAAATGCTCCTGAGCCAAACACACGAAGTCCCTTTGTTCCTTCGGGTGTGGTATATTCTTCTGTTTTTACGATAAGATTTTTTGCACCGCTTGCTTCTAAAGTACTTATAAAACCTTGAGTTGCTTTTTCTAAATCTGCCTCTTGATTTCCGCCATAGCGGGTATTATTAACAACGACATAAAATTGATCGATTAAGCTTCCGTAGGTAAAGGTGCTCATATCCATCTGTGTTCTTAATGAATCTGGAATAGGAATGTCATTACGTTCAAGAATACGTGGTGTGCTTACAATAACTGGAGGATAGCCATATTCACTACGCACCCACTCGCCTTCTAATAAGTCTTTTGAAGGATGACCTATAAAATTATCTTTTACAAAATCAAAACCTTTAACCGCAATTAAAATACCAGTTGCAAGTACCAGAATAGTAAATACCCCTACAATACCTGAAATAATTAGTCTATGCTTTCTACGTTTTGCCAGTGCCTCGCGATAAGCAGCATCCCGCATTAACTCTTCTTCTGTAGGTGCCGGAATTGCTTCTTTTGTTTCTTTAACAATCTCTTCTGCTACAATACGATCTGCTTCAGCCTGACCACTTCTCGGCGACATACGCGCAAACTTACTAAGGTCTGCTCGTTTTAAAATCTGATCTAGTTTGAGAATAGTTTCTTTACTCAGGTCTATTTTACCCAGTTGTTTTTCCTGTAATAATTTATCTATTAATTCTGCCGAAGTACTTTCCATAGAACGGCTGTAAACTTCTTCATCAAGATAACGTCTAACAATATCTGTAAGTTTAGAATAGTAAGCTTTAGTAATCTCATGTTGCTCTATACCGCGAGCGGGTTCTTTAAATTCTTCGTCAAGTTTTCGCAATGAAAATAAAGCTTGCTCAAAAGGTGGTAATTTGCGTTCTGCCTCTGCTTTTTTACGGCTTCTACGTATTATAAAATATAAGAACACTCCTATAAGTAACGCAATAATTAAAAAATACAGCAGATATTCCCACACTTTACTGGTAGCGTGATCAACCTCAACAATATCTTTAATATCATAAAGACCTTGTTTTGTGGTATCTACCTGCACATTATTAACCTCAACAGCAATAGAATCTGTGTAAAAAGGCTGTTGGTTTATCGTAACAAGTTGGCGTGGTATGGTGTAAGAGCCACTATCAAATTGGGTAAGGCCATAGCGCTTTATTAGACTCATTTTTGCACCGGCAAATGAGGTATCTACTTTATACGACTCAATCATCTCTAAAGGAGAAAAAGTTTGTCCTTCGGGAAAAATCACAAGATCCTTAGCGTCTGCCTCTACTTGAAATTCATACGTGATTTGCGCTCCTATACGTATAGAAGTACTGTCTATAGTACCTTTAACTTGTTGTGCCTGTGAGATTCCTATTCCGATAAAAAACAGTATCAAGAACAAGAATCTCTTTTTGCAAGCACTTGCGGTAATACTATTTAGGGATGTATTGGGGTTATTATTCATTATACTCTTATCCTCTTCGTTTAAAATAACCTAATAATTTTTTTACATAACTCTCATCGGTACGCACGTCTATAACGCCTGCACCACTGCGTGTAAAGCTTTCTTTGTAATACGCAACCCGCTCTTTATAATATTTTGAGTAGTTGTTACGTACGCTTTTAGAGGTTGTATTTACAAGAAGTAACTCGCCGGTCTCTTCATCTTCCATCTGCACAACACCTAAACTTGGGATCTCTTCTTCGCGCTGGTCGTAGATACGAATTCCTGTTATATCATGGCGCTTTGCAGCGATTTTCATAGTGTCTCGGTAACCGTCTGCAATAAAGTCTGAAAGCACAAAAACAATTGCCTTTTTCTTCATCACGCTCGAAAGAAACTTTAGAGCCTGCGCAACATCAGTTTGTTTGCTTTTTGGTTTAAATTCTAGTAATTCACGTATAATACGTAAAA
The sequence above is a segment of the Leeuwenhoekiella sp. MAR_2009_132 genome. Coding sequences within it:
- a CDS encoding VWA domain-containing protein; this encodes MYLLEEKIWFWALLVIPLVVVLFFAVALWKRSAQKRFAANRTLFNQLTPNRSVFKPVFKLVIICLAIAFMVIALVNPKIGTKLETVKREGVDVVFAVDVSKSMDAEDIAPSRIDKAKQLVAQVINNLGSDRVGIIAYAGSAYPQLPITTDYSSAKMFLNSMNTDMLSSQGTAIKDAIELAKTYYNDEEQTNRVLVIISDGEDHEGDVAAIAESAEEVGIRIFTIGVGTEAGDRIPLKRNGVIQSYKKDQNGETVITKLDPAILQEIAASANGEYINGNSTQEVVDKMGTALNQMDKKEFEAKQFADFKDQFQWFLGAALLLLVLDVFLLERKTAWVRKLNLFNENTTKS
- a CDS encoding vWA domain-containing protein, with amino-acid sequence MLSNFEFQNPEFFWLLLLIPVVAVWYFVKRNKVTAQVKISSLKGFKAGSGFLAKLRSILFVLRLLAIAFIIVALARPRTVDVSTRTKTTRGIDIAIAIDVSASMLAKDLRPNRLEALKDVAAEFIKQRPNDRIGLVEYAGESYTRTPITSDKSIVLSSLNDIRYNSIIEGGTAIGMGLATSVNRLKDSKAKSKVIILMTDGVNNAGFIEPVTASELAVEFGIKVYTIGLGTNGTALSPVALRPDGSFQYGSIPVEIDEALLKEIADKTGGLYFRATDNESLEEIYAEINKLEKTDVEEFKYTNYEEKYRPLVILAGLLLLFELLLRNTVFRSFV
- a CDS encoding DUF58 domain-containing protein, giving the protein MDTKELLKKVRKIEIKTRRLSDHIFGGEYHSTFKGRGMTFSEVRQYQFGDDVRNIDWNVTARYSEPYVKVFEEERELTMMLVADVSGSEFFGTDQQFKSEIVTEVAATLAFSAMQNNDKIGLILFSDGIELYIPPKKGKSHVLRIIRELLEFKPKSKQTDVAQALKFLSSVMKKKAIVFVLSDFIADGYRDTMKIAAKRHDITGIRIYDQREEEIPSLGVVQMEDEETGELLLVNTTSKSVRNNYSKYYKERVAYYKESFTRSGAGVIDVRTDESYVKKLLGYFKRRG